In a genomic window of Occallatibacter riparius:
- a CDS encoding SLBB domain-containing protein, translated as MELLGFRAPRAQFAAGVAAVTFFAILTASAQLPGDTSNPQNSQQPNCSDPAQAATAACSSQLDRQPTTSPYSPVSPVPEVPSYYSDRESPRQSVPNLLQPKTPPEPLTEFQQFVASSTGQVLPIFGADLFRQVPSTFAPLDLTPVPSSYVVGPGDELRIRVWGQITFQANVRVDRSGEVYLPHIGPVHVSGLAFSELQGQLQRAVGAQYKNFNLTVDLGQIRAIQVYTSGQARHPGLYTISGLSSLLDALFASGGPSVRGSLRRIELRRDGKLVSVFDLYTLLTAGDRSTDVKLQSGDVIFIPAVGPQVAVTGSVRNSSIYELKPGETLKDLLSDAGGPSAVAAATRISVGRIADHKDLRTVDVAFDDAGLSTPLADGDLVHVYSIVPRFQQTVTLRGNLANPGKFSWHDGMRISDLIPDKDSLLTRSYWWKRAQLGLPAPEFEPSDNLSVLRQPTEPLTLPPPGSRRAIASNWPYGQNLPYPPGDPRNLAYQQQYQQQNPQQGYQQQDYQQSFTQQGYYPQDYDAQQQLQPGQQYPTQGGVAPYQRREMQIAQGSGLAEGSEDQDSNAQTLDGVPRRPRTEVRFLAPEIDWDYAVVERMNRDTLKTQLIPFDLGRLVLQHDDSQNLALQAGDVVTIFSEADIRLPIAQQSKLIKLEGEFAHAGSYSAQPGETLRQLVQRAGGLTDHAYLYGSEFRRESTRRLQQQRIDDYIRSLDMQMQRSSLAFAASTSQAEAAAGVSARTNQQNLISQLHQMRASGRIVLDFKPDSSGLDHIPDVALENGDTFIVPSRPVNINVIGAVYDQNSFLFNPTRNVSQYLHLAGGPSRSADAKHAFIIRANGEVVAKEATSGMWSNPFPNLLLYPGDSIVVPEKVYKPSALKGVLDWSQVFSQFALGAASLSVLH; from the coding sequence ATGGAACTTTTAGGCTTTCGGGCGCCTCGCGCTCAATTTGCAGCCGGCGTTGCTGCAGTTACATTCTTTGCAATACTTACAGCCTCCGCACAGCTTCCAGGCGACACTTCCAATCCGCAGAACAGCCAGCAGCCGAACTGCTCCGATCCTGCTCAGGCCGCGACGGCCGCTTGTTCCTCTCAGTTGGATCGTCAACCCACGACCAGCCCGTATTCCCCCGTATCGCCCGTCCCTGAAGTTCCATCCTATTATTCTGATCGAGAGAGTCCTCGCCAGAGCGTTCCCAACCTCTTACAGCCGAAGACGCCCCCCGAGCCGCTCACCGAGTTCCAGCAGTTTGTTGCTTCCAGCACCGGCCAGGTTCTGCCCATCTTCGGTGCTGACCTCTTCCGTCAGGTCCCCTCCACATTTGCGCCCCTAGACCTGACCCCGGTTCCCTCCAGCTATGTCGTCGGTCCCGGAGATGAACTGCGCATTCGTGTCTGGGGCCAGATCACCTTCCAGGCCAATGTCCGCGTAGACCGTTCAGGTGAGGTTTACTTGCCCCACATCGGGCCAGTCCATGTCTCCGGACTTGCCTTCTCTGAACTACAGGGCCAACTGCAGAGAGCAGTGGGCGCACAATACAAGAACTTCAACCTCACCGTCGATCTCGGCCAGATCCGCGCCATTCAGGTCTATACCTCCGGACAGGCACGTCACCCCGGTCTCTACACCATCAGCGGCCTCAGCAGCCTCCTTGACGCATTGTTCGCAAGCGGAGGCCCCTCCGTCCGCGGCTCGCTTCGCCGCATCGAGCTGCGCCGCGACGGCAAGCTCGTTTCCGTATTCGACCTCTACACCCTGCTCACCGCTGGCGACCGCAGCACCGACGTGAAACTGCAATCCGGCGACGTCATCTTTATCCCGGCCGTGGGCCCCCAGGTGGCGGTCACGGGCAGCGTCCGCAATTCCAGCATCTATGAATTGAAACCCGGTGAAACCCTCAAGGACCTCCTCAGCGATGCCGGCGGACCCTCTGCCGTCGCCGCCGCTACCCGCATCTCCGTCGGCCGCATTGCCGATCATAAAGATCTCCGTACCGTCGACGTTGCCTTCGATGATGCCGGCCTCAGCACTCCTCTCGCTGACGGCGATCTCGTCCATGTTTATTCCATTGTTCCGCGCTTCCAGCAGACCGTAACCCTGCGCGGCAATCTTGCCAACCCCGGCAAATTCAGCTGGCACGATGGCATGCGCATCAGCGACCTCATCCCCGATAAAGACTCGCTTCTCACTCGCAGCTATTGGTGGAAGCGCGCCCAGCTCGGCCTGCCCGCCCCCGAGTTCGAGCCATCTGACAATCTCTCGGTACTCCGTCAGCCCACCGAGCCGCTCACCCTGCCCCCCCCTGGTTCTCGCCGCGCCATCGCCAGCAACTGGCCCTACGGGCAGAATCTGCCCTACCCCCCGGGCGACCCCCGCAATCTGGCATACCAGCAGCAGTATCAGCAGCAAAATCCCCAGCAGGGTTATCAACAGCAGGACTACCAACAAAGTTTCACCCAGCAGGGCTACTACCCCCAGGACTACGATGCTCAGCAGCAGCTCCAGCCTGGGCAGCAATACCCTACCCAGGGCGGCGTCGCTCCCTACCAGCGTCGTGAAATGCAAATCGCTCAGGGCAGCGGCCTCGCGGAAGGCAGTGAAGATCAGGACTCCAACGCCCAGACACTAGACGGCGTTCCCCGGCGGCCGCGCACAGAGGTTCGCTTCCTCGCCCCCGAAATCGACTGGGACTACGCCGTTGTCGAGCGCATGAACCGCGATACCCTGAAGACCCAGCTCATCCCCTTCGATCTCGGGCGTCTCGTGCTTCAGCACGATGACTCCCAGAATCTAGCCCTTCAAGCTGGCGACGTCGTCACCATCTTCTCTGAAGCTGACATCCGCCTTCCCATCGCGCAGCAAAGCAAGCTGATCAAGCTTGAGGGTGAGTTTGCCCATGCCGGGTCCTACTCGGCCCAGCCCGGTGAGACGCTCCGGCAGCTTGTCCAGCGCGCTGGCGGCCTCACCGACCACGCGTATCTCTACGGCTCCGAGTTCCGCCGCGAATCCACGCGCCGCCTCCAGCAGCAGCGCATCGACGACTACATTCGCAGCCTCGACATGCAGATGCAGCGCAGCAGCCTCGCCTTTGCAGCATCCACTTCACAAGCGGAAGCCGCCGCTGGCGTCTCCGCGCGCACCAACCAGCAGAACCTCATTTCGCAACTCCATCAGATGCGCGCCAGCGGCAGAATTGTCCTCGACTTCAAGCCGGACAGCTCAGGCCTTGACCATATTCCTGACGTCGCCCTCGAAAACGGTGACACCTTTATCGTTCCCTCGCGGCCGGTAAACATTAACGTCATCGGCGCCGTTTATGACCAGAATTCCTTCCTGTTCAATCCAACGCGAAACGTGAGCCAATACTTGCATCTCGCCGGCGGACCAAGCCGCAGCGCCGACGCCAAGCATGCCTTCATCATCCGCGCCAATGGCGAGGTCGTCGCCAAAGAAGCTACCTCAGGGATGTGGTCGAATCCTTTCCCCAATCTGCTCCTCTACCCTGGCGACAGCATCGTGGTGCCCGAAAAGGTCTACAAGCCTTCCGCGTTGAAAGGCGTTCTCGATTGGTCTCAGGTCTTCTCCCAGTTCGCACTTGGTGCAGCATCACTCAGCGTCCTTCACTGA
- a CDS encoding B12-binding domain-containing radical SAM protein — MKLGLIAMSGVRAHNTELTALGLTLPGFVERSRVIASLPSLGLLTLAGLTPWDVDLQYLEVADVKQVDGVPREFDAVAISSFSAQIGEAYELADRYRALGTRVILGGLHVTALPMEALRHADAVLIGEGEPLWPAIVEDLRSGTLKPVYDARGTHYSFADSPMPRFDLLEIERYNRLTVQTQRGCPFRCEFCAASIRISPTYKVKPVERVIDEIRNIKSLWARPFIEFADDNTFVNKAHSKELLRAVAREDIRWFTETDLSVADDAELLDMLRDAGCAEVLIGFEGTTFSGVDGVEQRANWKARKVESYLEAIRKIQDRGVRVNGCFILGLDGSGPESFEAIWEFVQKSGLYDIQITVQTAFPGTPLYARLKQEGRILRDEAWELCTLFDVNFQPAKMSVAELEAGMRSLVSRIYSDEVTKARRAEFHRNYRRRVCERGTKVRAGEDSRAYACRAN; from the coding sequence ATGAAACTCGGTTTGATTGCCATGAGTGGAGTTCGCGCGCATAACACCGAACTCACGGCGCTAGGACTGACGCTGCCTGGGTTTGTGGAGCGGAGCCGGGTGATCGCATCGCTGCCCAGCCTGGGTCTCCTGACGCTTGCCGGATTGACGCCCTGGGATGTTGATCTTCAGTATCTTGAGGTCGCGGATGTGAAGCAGGTTGACGGGGTGCCGCGGGAATTTGATGCGGTGGCCATTTCGAGTTTCTCTGCGCAGATAGGTGAGGCTTACGAACTGGCGGATCGCTATCGGGCGCTGGGAACGCGGGTGATCCTTGGCGGTCTGCATGTGACCGCCTTGCCGATGGAAGCGCTGCGCCACGCCGATGCCGTGCTGATTGGCGAAGGCGAGCCGCTGTGGCCTGCAATTGTCGAGGACCTGCGCAGCGGAACGCTGAAGCCAGTGTACGATGCGCGGGGAACACACTACAGCTTTGCGGATTCGCCGATGCCGCGTTTCGATCTGCTGGAGATCGAGCGGTATAACCGGCTTACCGTGCAAACGCAACGAGGCTGCCCGTTTCGATGCGAGTTCTGCGCGGCATCTATTCGCATCTCGCCGACTTACAAGGTCAAGCCGGTGGAGCGCGTGATTGATGAGATAAGAAACATCAAGTCGCTGTGGGCGCGGCCGTTCATCGAGTTCGCGGATGACAACACATTCGTGAACAAGGCGCATTCGAAGGAGCTGTTGCGCGCCGTTGCCAGGGAGGATATTCGCTGGTTTACGGAGACGGATCTTTCGGTCGCGGATGATGCCGAACTGCTGGATATGCTGCGCGACGCGGGCTGCGCGGAGGTACTGATCGGGTTCGAAGGGACCACGTTCTCAGGAGTCGATGGAGTGGAGCAGCGGGCGAACTGGAAAGCGCGCAAGGTGGAGTCGTACCTGGAGGCGATTCGCAAGATTCAGGATCGAGGTGTGAGGGTGAACGGCTGTTTCATTCTGGGCCTTGATGGATCGGGTCCCGAGTCGTTCGAGGCGATCTGGGAGTTCGTTCAGAAGAGCGGACTGTATGACATTCAGATCACGGTGCAGACGGCGTTTCCGGGGACTCCGCTGTATGCGCGACTGAAGCAGGAAGGGCGCATTCTGCGGGATGAGGCGTGGGAGCTGTGCACTCTATTCGACGTGAACTTTCAGCCGGCGAAGATGAGCGTCGCGGAGCTGGAGGCGGGGATGCGGAGCCTGGTGAGCCGCATTTACTCCGATGAGGTCACAAAGGCGCGGCGGGCGGAGTTTCATCGCAACTACCGAAGAAGGGTGTGTGAGCGGGGGACAAAGGTCCGCGCTGGTGAAGATTCGCGTGCGTATGCGTGCCGAGCGAATTAG
- a CDS encoding GntR family transcriptional regulator encodes MRGLPVRLWFSPASEVPIYRQLVTQVVLAILSGDLSAGDRLPSTRELARRFSIHPNTVSAGYRQLEREGWTEYRHGSGVYVKNNAVRPSTPEQILDQHIAGFFRAVRELNLPAADVRRRVARWLESPPPDHFLLVDPDAEVREILLAELRQVVKMPVSSASIEDCAKAETLLAAIPVCRPSQANAVRAALPAGVELITLQIRSARAWLDSWLPSLKGGLIGVASRWPDFVEIARTVLEAAGVEPERLVLRNAARPRWVRGLDGTAAIICDALTAAGGKLPEGPRIFVFPFLADAAHAELSRFR; translated from the coding sequence ATGCGAGGTTTGCCTGTGCGGCTTTGGTTTTCACCTGCGAGCGAGGTACCGATCTATCGCCAACTGGTGACACAGGTGGTGCTGGCCATTTTGAGCGGCGACCTCTCGGCGGGCGACCGTCTGCCGAGCACGCGCGAGCTGGCTCGACGATTCAGCATTCATCCGAATACTGTGAGTGCCGGGTATCGCCAGTTGGAGCGCGAGGGTTGGACTGAGTACCGGCATGGCAGCGGCGTTTACGTGAAGAACAACGCTGTACGGCCTTCAACGCCGGAGCAGATTCTCGACCAGCATATTGCCGGTTTTTTCCGCGCCGTTCGCGAGCTCAACCTGCCTGCCGCCGATGTAAGGCGACGTGTTGCGCGGTGGCTGGAGTCTCCGCCGCCTGACCACTTCCTGCTCGTCGATCCTGATGCGGAGGTTCGCGAGATCCTGCTTGCCGAGCTTAGGCAGGTTGTGAAGATGCCGGTGTCGAGCGCGTCGATTGAAGACTGCGCAAAAGCTGAAACGCTTCTGGCGGCGATTCCGGTGTGCCGGCCGAGCCAGGCAAATGCCGTGCGCGCCGCATTGCCCGCCGGCGTGGAACTGATCACGCTGCAGATTCGATCGGCGCGCGCGTGGCTCGATTCGTGGCTACCTTCTCTCAAGGGCGGGCTCATCGGTGTCGCTTCACGGTGGCCGGACTTCGTCGAAATTGCGCGCACGGTGCTGGAGGCCGCGGGCGTGGAGCCGGAGCGGCTCGTGTTGCGCAATGCCGCTCGACCGCGCTGGGTGCGGGGTCTCGACGGGACGGCAGCGATTATCTGCGATGCACTAACGGCGGCCGGAGGCAAGCTCCCTGAGGGGCCGCGTATTTTTGTTTTTCCTTTCCTCGCAGATGCTGCCCACGCCGAACTGAGCCGCTTTCGCTAG
- a CDS encoding carbohydrate-binding protein, with translation MFCLAAAPLLALAPMVAGRGFSPAFLSQYKGMPYHDGRYQDGAQKVPGRVLCAYYDLGGEGVAYHDADAQNHGSGELNPADGSYLNEFRIHEGVDTSYTKFERAPDRIDDNAFEKVVPPRDLLYVGWTEPGEWFNITVEAERAGSYRADLLYTSNRGGTIAIDVNGKDATGPLRIATTYDGADPVAWRQWHHWNLAAKLFTVPLTKGRNVLTVHILTDGNMNLAYFDFVAAR, from the coding sequence ATGTTCTGCCTGGCGGCGGCGCCGCTGCTGGCGCTCGCGCCGATGGTGGCAGGTCGCGGGTTCTCACCGGCGTTTCTGAGCCAGTACAAAGGCATGCCGTATCACGATGGCCGCTATCAGGATGGAGCACAGAAAGTGCCGGGGCGCGTGCTGTGCGCCTATTACGACCTGGGAGGCGAGGGGGTCGCCTATCACGACGCCGATGCGCAGAATCATGGGAGCGGCGAGTTGAATCCAGCGGATGGGAGCTATCTGAATGAATTTCGTATTCACGAGGGAGTAGACACGTCGTACACGAAGTTCGAGCGGGCGCCAGACCGGATCGATGACAACGCGTTCGAGAAGGTCGTTCCTCCGAGAGATCTGCTCTACGTTGGGTGGACGGAGCCGGGCGAGTGGTTCAACATCACTGTGGAGGCAGAGCGGGCGGGAAGTTACAGAGCGGATCTTCTCTACACTTCGAATCGCGGTGGGACAATCGCAATTGACGTGAATGGAAAGGACGCTACGGGACCGCTGCGAATCGCGACGACCTATGATGGGGCTGATCCCGTGGCCTGGCGTCAGTGGCATCACTGGAATCTGGCTGCGAAGCTCTTCACGGTTCCGCTCACGAAGGGCAGGAATGTCTTGACGGTGCACATTTTGACGGACGGCAACATGAACCTGGCCTATTTTGATTTCGTTGCGGCTCGTTAG
- a CDS encoding STAS domain-containing protein — protein sequence MFNLSHGKEFRLSSSEVSSSAAQIWKSRDFSVEVVEGEEQGSIIFRLKGPFTARDMHSSLSPDAFRKLFETQPAGAQVTSQSFDLSGVPYMDSLGMGLLAGLYVRARNKGVRWSVSGCTPRDLELLKLTKLDSVLPIVM from the coding sequence ATGTTCAATCTTTCGCATGGAAAGGAATTTCGCTTGTCCAGTTCCGAAGTTTCCAGCTCCGCTGCTCAGATTTGGAAGAGCCGCGATTTCTCTGTCGAGGTGGTTGAAGGAGAGGAGCAGGGCTCGATTATTTTTCGACTGAAGGGCCCCTTCACAGCGCGAGACATGCATAGCTCCCTGTCACCTGATGCATTCCGCAAACTCTTCGAGACTCAGCCTGCAGGCGCGCAGGTAACCTCGCAGAGTTTCGACTTGTCGGGCGTTCCATACATGGACTCGCTTGGCATGGGCCTGTTGGCAGGGCTCTATGTGAGAGCGCGGAACAAAGGGGTTCGGTGGTCTGTCTCAGGCTGCACACCGCGCGATCTGGAGCTTTTGAAGCTGACGAAGCTCGATTCAGTCCTGCCGATAGTGATGTAA
- a CDS encoding MBL fold metallo-hydrolase, whose product MEIDRFYLGCLAHASYLIWDGGEAAVVDPQRDVDIYVEAARSRGVEIRWIFETHLHADFVSGHVELAERTGATICLGEGSGAGFAHRSLADGEEILFGSGLLRVMATPGHTEESICIAAVDPAKEPQPFAVMTGDTLFVGDVGRPDLSDRHTPQELAGMLYDSVHQKLLLLPDDALAYPAHGAGSLCGKQMSADASSTIGRERRSNYALQAKSREQFVELLTSDLPARPAYFHDEVQRNRAGAASLSDQKPLEGLTPEALRRAMADPEAVVLDTRPVMQFACAHIPGSVHIGLSGQFASWAARLIGLAASVVLVTEDEKAIEESRTRLARVGMENVIGFLQGGLVRWIQAGYAVNYVPQVSVQEVAEWRAREDGSPTILDVREAGERSTGSLAGSINIPLGQLPTRTAELDRSRMLFVHCKGGYRSSAATSLLQRMGFENIANMTGGFDAWQTAFPEIT is encoded by the coding sequence ATGGAAATCGATCGCTTCTACCTGGGCTGCCTGGCGCATGCGTCTTACCTGATCTGGGATGGTGGGGAGGCTGCTGTCGTTGATCCGCAGCGAGATGTGGATATATACGTGGAGGCCGCCCGAAGCCGCGGCGTCGAGATTCGCTGGATCTTCGAGACACATCTGCACGCCGACTTTGTCTCCGGCCACGTGGAGCTGGCCGAGAGGACGGGTGCGACGATCTGCCTGGGAGAGGGATCGGGCGCGGGTTTCGCGCACCGATCACTAGCGGATGGTGAGGAGATTCTGTTTGGTTCAGGGCTTCTGCGCGTGATGGCTACTCCGGGGCACACCGAGGAGAGCATCTGCATAGCGGCGGTGGATCCCGCGAAAGAGCCGCAGCCGTTTGCGGTGATGACGGGGGATACGCTGTTTGTGGGCGATGTGGGCAGGCCTGACCTGTCAGATCGACACACGCCACAAGAGCTGGCCGGCATGCTGTACGACAGTGTCCATCAAAAGCTGCTGCTGTTGCCTGACGACGCGCTGGCGTATCCGGCGCATGGGGCGGGATCGCTGTGCGGCAAGCAGATGAGTGCCGATGCGAGCTCGACCATTGGGCGCGAGCGGAGGTCGAACTATGCGCTGCAAGCCAAGTCGCGGGAGCAGTTCGTCGAGTTGTTGACGAGCGACCTGCCGGCGCGGCCAGCCTACTTCCACGATGAAGTGCAGCGCAACCGCGCGGGCGCGGCATCACTGTCTGATCAGAAACCACTCGAGGGGCTGACACCGGAAGCATTGCGGCGGGCTATGGCAGACCCAGAAGCTGTGGTGCTGGACACGCGTCCTGTGATGCAGTTTGCGTGTGCCCACATTCCGGGCTCAGTGCACATCGGACTCTCGGGACAATTCGCATCCTGGGCCGCCCGGCTTATCGGTCTTGCCGCGAGCGTAGTGCTGGTGACCGAGGACGAAAAGGCGATTGAAGAATCGCGCACGCGCCTGGCGCGGGTTGGCATGGAGAACGTGATTGGCTTTCTGCAAGGTGGCCTTGTCCGATGGATTCAGGCCGGGTATGCGGTGAATTATGTGCCGCAGGTGTCTGTGCAGGAAGTGGCCGAGTGGCGCGCGAGGGAGGATGGATCTCCGACGATCCTTGACGTTCGTGAAGCCGGCGAGCGCAGCACTGGCAGCCTGGCTGGATCGATAAATATTCCGCTGGGGCAGTTGCCGACGCGGACAGCCGAACTTGACCGCTCGCGCATGCTGTTTGTTCACTGCAAGGGGGGCTACCGAAGCTCGGCCGCGACCAGCCTGCTGCAACGCATGGGGTTTGAAAACATCGCGAACATGACAGGCGGATTCGACGCGTGGCAAACGGCATTTCCGGAAATTACCTAG
- a CDS encoding response regulator has product MTAQALRVLVLDDEKVIANSLTAILRTRGYKAQAVYSAAGAMTAAKDLIPDTVISDIMMPEMNGIELAAYFAVHHPACRVMLMSGDTAAPDLLRAALRHAQSHSTYHKTVGPIEILQTLAAFAPSA; this is encoded by the coding sequence ATGACCGCCCAAGCTCTACGTGTTCTCGTCCTAGACGATGAGAAGGTGATTGCCAATAGCCTTACCGCCATCCTTCGCACACGAGGCTACAAGGCCCAAGCGGTCTACAGCGCTGCGGGAGCAATGACGGCGGCCAAGGACCTGATTCCTGATACGGTTATCTCCGACATCATGATGCCGGAGATGAACGGCATCGAGTTGGCCGCGTACTTCGCCGTACACCACCCGGCCTGCAGGGTTATGCTCATGTCCGGCGATACCGCAGCTCCGGACCTACTCCGAGCGGCGCTACGCCACGCTCAATCACATTCGACCTATCACAAGACTGTCGGACCGATCGAAATCCTCCAAACCCTCGCCGCCTTTGCCCCTTCGGCCTAA